From Anthonomus grandis grandis chromosome 20, icAntGran1.3, whole genome shotgun sequence, the proteins below share one genomic window:
- the LOC126747987 gene encoding uncharacterized protein LOC126747987: MSVPKQSSSSNIPQPTNSLDAPSFIKHDSLEKLKCIKCNKYLSVFPIHCNPNGDAVCGRCPVDSSSDFHHCKIYENAVEFQRFPCTYRENGCFELLLPRNLIMHENKCAFKEHECPLKEQQSCTWQGFLKELLEHFEDNHPVFLLKECNFEIDFVNVHKENFLMPYCDELFIVSREGNPTEQTFTVIVTHLGDDTAIEGYNYDLILESGNKVHNMLVKGKFGEKLVMQHSDIKKNLNEPMNIVASIILKEGPHDTKLIMKSSHDNLDLEQLKIVECPVCLEYMLPPIYQCIIGHSICKKCKENQPQCPTCKSEFAKTQNFTLESMILNSLTYPCKYEGCEFQSKARDIRRHQATCDFGPFTCPLKNYEACSAVFPVHQLDHHMNLKHVESILESDIVSIPFDSACQEDIHVCYVIKRKNRFFRLRFHYKSQEGVCLWSVQLIGPCEECEKYNFEIEIIDANNNRKDQRLYTKRSCFPLEEHDELNLKVDHSVAFFNCQLLPFINLHNNRLMYRVLVSDKL; the protein is encoded by the exons ATGTCTGTACCTAAACAATCTTCAAGCAGTAATATTCCTCAAC CTACCAATTCCCTTGATGCACCTTCATTCATAAAACACGATTcgttggaaaaattaaaatgcattaAGTGCAACAAGTATCTTTCCGTATTTCCAATTCATTGCAACCCCAATGGCGACGCGGTTTGTGGCCGTTGCCCTGTAGATTCTTCATCAGATTTCCACCACTGTAAGATATACGAGAACGCAGTGGAATTTCAAAGGTTCCCTTGCACTTATCGAGAAAACGGTTGCTTTGAACTTTTGTTACCCAGAAATTTAATAATGCACGAAAACAAATGTGCTTTTAAAGAACACGAGTGTCCTTTAAAGGAACAGCAGAGCTGCACTTGGCAAGGGTTCCTGAAGGAATTACTAGAGCATTTTGAGGACAATCATCCTGTTTTTCTATTGAAAGAATGTAACTTTGAAATCGACTTTGTTAATGTGCACAAAGAGAATTTCCTGATGCCATATTGTGACGAACTGTTCATTGTGAGCAGAGAAGGAAACCCTACTGAACAAACTTTCACTGTTATAGTCACTCACTTAGGTGACGACACTGCAATTGAGGGTTATAATTACGACTTAATCCTAGAAAGTGGTAACAAGGTTCATAATATGCTTGTCAAAGGGAAGTTTGGTGAGAAATTAGTGATGCAACACAGCGACATTAAGAAAAACTTGAATGAGCCTATGAATATTGTGgcttctattattttaaaagaagggCCTCATGATACAAAACTTATAATGAAATCCTCACATGACAACCTTGATTTAGAACAACTAAAAATTGTGGAATGTCCTGTTTGCCTTGAATACATGCTTCCGCCAATTTACCAGTGCATCATCGGGCATAGCATTtgcaaaaaatgcaaagagAATCAACCGCAATGCCCCACATGCAAATCGGAATTCGCAAAAACCCAAAACTTCACCCTGGAAAGCATGATTCTCAATTCGTTAACGTACCCTTGCAAATATGAAGGGTGTGAGTTTCAAAGTAAAGCACGCGATATTAGAAGGCATCAAGCGACATGCGACTTTGGACCATTCACGTGTCCTCTAAAGAACTACGAAGCATGCTCAGCTGTTTTTCCTGTACATCAACTTGACCATCATATGAACCTCAAGCATGTTGAAAGCATTCTTGAGAGTGACATTGTTAGTATTCCATTCGATAGTGCTTGTCAAGAAGATATTCATGTATGCTACGTAATAAAGcgcaaaaatcgattttttagaCTTCGTTTTCATTACAAATCTCAAGAAGGTGTTTGCTTGTGGTCCGTTCAGCTTATAGGGCCTTGTGAGGAgtgtgaaaaatataatttcgaaattgaaattattgatgCTAATAATAATAGGAAGGATCAACGTTTGTATACCAAGAGAAGTTGTTTTCCATTGGAGGAACATGATGAGTTGAACCTGAAGGTGGATCACAGtgttgcattttttaattgtcaACTACTTCCGTTTATCAATTTGCATAATAATCGTCTTATGTATAGAGTATTAGTTAGTGATAAGTTATAA